A genomic region of Homalodisca vitripennis isolate AUS2020 chromosome 5, UT_GWSS_2.1, whole genome shotgun sequence contains the following coding sequences:
- the LOC124362556 gene encoding sodium/potassium/calcium exchanger 3-like translates to MISVRFSLVVVAAFSIASVHSAVVDADFTTNQTNSTGCVLAEESSDKFPGDIFTNDQRRHGGFLFHVFVAFYCFIVIAFVCNDYFLPTVDCICQDLNLSQDVAGATFMALATCTPELFANLIGTFVTQSDLGVGAVVGSAVFNTLGVPACGGIAAAMVIKLKVYPLARDCGIYMVVLAVLAIMLWDEHIYWYESLILLVLYFVYGIIMFCDRKMSKAAKKVLKKANSFDSSKSIKSARSDVRDGAGDGVYRPTHFQSDQLFSSIQRARRLSSLREVNRPKVDESGNGNVEANEPEKEKLCVKPDGVMSMCWWVFTLPVEIALWLTVPDCKVRRKLYPFTFCMCIVWIGLSSYVVSWMVALVGTTFTISDSVMGITFLAMGGSMPEACSSVINARLGIASMSISNALGANTLDILLCLGLPWMIKTILPASLGGGPIKIQSAGLVYNTAAQIACVAILFIAAALNRFYFNRILGFICLFMYLTLIGIIIVIETNLFGWTSDSKTSCS, encoded by the exons ACAGTACAGGCTGCGTCTTGGCAGAAGAATCCAGTGACAAATTCCCAGGTGATATATTCACGAACGATCAGAGACGACATGGCGGTTTCTTGTTTCACGTCTTCGTTGCCTTCTACTGCTTCATAGTCATTGCTTTTGTTTGTAACGACTATTTCCTACCAACCGTCGACTGCATTTGTCAAG ACCTGAACCTGAGCCAAGATGTGGCAGGAGCCACGTTCATGGCACTCGCCACCTGTACACCTGAGCTGTTCGCCAACCTGATCGGTACCTTCGTGACCCAGTCTGACCTGGGTGTGGGCGCGGTGGTTGGTAGTGCGGTGTTCAACACACTAGGAGTCCCAGCTTGCGGGGGTATAGCTGCCGCAATG GTCATCAAGCTTAAAGTGTACCCCCTGGCCCGGGACTGCGGTATCTATATGGTCGTACTGGCAGTGTTAGCCATCATGTTGTGGGACGAGCACATCTACTGGTATGAGTCCCTCATACTTTTAGTCCTCTACTTCGTCTACGGCATCATCATGTTTTGTGACAGGAAAATGTCCAAGGCGGCCAAGAAGGTTTTGAAGAAAGCCAACTCTTTTGACAGTTCAA AATCAATAAAATCAGCAAGATCTGACGTGCGAGACGGTGCGGGAGATGGAGTCTACCGCCCAACCCATTTTCAGAGCGATCAGTTGTTCAGTTCTATTCAGCGAGCACGTAGATTATCCAGCTTAAGAGAGGTGAATCGTCCCAAAGTCGATGAAAGTGGAAATGGCAACGTGGAAGCTAATGAGCCAG AGAAGGAGAAGCTCTGTGTAAAGCCTGACGGTGTGATGAGCATGTGCTGGTGGGTATTCACGCTTCCGGTTGAGATTGCACTCTGGTTGACAGTACCCGACTGCAAGGTTCGCAGGAAATTATACCCATTCACGTTCTGCATGTGCATTGTTTGGATCGGACTATCGTCTTACGTTGTCTCTTGGATGGTAGCTTTAGTTG GTACCACTTTTACAATAAGTGATTCTGTAATGGGCATAACGTTTCTGGCCATGGGAGGTAGCATGCCTGAAGCCTGCTCCAGCGTCATCAATGCACGATtag GAATAGCATCAATGAGCATCAGCAACGCTCTGGGGGCAAACACCCTGGACATCCTCCTGTGCCTTGGGCTACCTTGGATGATCAAGACGATCCTCCCTGCTTCCCTCGGAGGCGGGCCCATCAAGATACAGTCTGCCGGTCTAGTTTATAACACTGCCGCCCAAATTGCTTGTGTCGCAATTCTGTTTATAGCAGCAGCACTAAACCGTTTTTACTTTAATAGGATTCTAgggtttatttgtttatttatgtatctcACATTAATTGGTATCATTATTGTCATTGAAACAAATCTTTTTGGCTGGACGTCTGATTCAAAGACGTCTTGTAgctga